The Desmodus rotundus isolate HL8 chromosome 3, HLdesRot8A.1, whole genome shotgun sequence genome includes a region encoding these proteins:
- the CSRNP2 gene encoding cysteine/serine-rich nuclear protein 2, translated as MDAFTGSGLKRKFDDVDVGSSVSNSDDEISSSDSADSCDSLNPPTTASFTPTSILKRQKQLRRKNVRFDQVTVYYFARRQGFTSVPSQGGSSLGMAQRHNSVRSYTLCEFAQEQEVNHREILREHLKEEKLHAKKMKLTKNGTVESVEADGLTLDDVSDEDIDVENVEVDDYFFLQPLPTKRRRALLRASGVHRIDAEEKQELRAIRLSREECGCDCRLYCDPEACACSQAGIKCQVDRMSFPCGCSRDGCGNMAGRIEFNPIRVRTHYLHTIMKLELESKRQVSRPPAPDEEPSPTASCSLTGAQGSETQDFQEFIAENETAVMHLQSAEELERLKAEEDSSGSSASLDSSIESLGVCILEEPLAVSEELCPGLTAPILIQAQLTPGSSVLCFAENSDHPAASAVTNPSYLNSGPLVYYQVEQRPVLGVKGEPSTGEVPPSFPKEKDLSVFSLPVTSLVACSPTDPAALCKPEVGKTSTLEALVPEDCNPEEPENEDFRPSWSPSNLPFSTDREEGCVAEKTSQQGEDRPPEDPSLELPLAV; from the exons ATGGATGCATTCACGGGCTCGGGTCTCAAGAGGAAGTTTGATGATGTGGATGTGGGCTCATCAGTGTCCAACTCAGATGATGAGATCTCCAGCAGTGACAGTGCCGACAGCTGCGACAGCCTCAATCCTCCTACAACTGCCAGCTTCACAC CCACCTCCATCCTAAAGCGACAGAAGCAGCTGCGGAGGAAGAATGTACGCTTCGACCAGGTGACTGTGTACTACTTTGCCCGGCGCCAGGGTTTTACCAGCGTGCCCAGCCAGGGTGGTAGCTCTCTGGGCATGGCTCAGCGTCACAATTCTGTACGCAGCTACACGCTCTGTGAGTTTGCTCAAGAGCAGGAGGTGAACCATCGGGAGATTCTTCGTGAGCACCTGAAGGAGGAGAAACTCCATGCCAAGAAGATGAAG CTGACCAAGAATGGGACGGTGGAGTCAGTGGAGGCCGATGGCCTGACACTGGATGATGTTTCCGATGAAGATATTGATGTGGAAAACGTGGAGGTCGATGATTACTTCTTCCTGCAGCCTCTGCCCACCAAACGGCGACGGGCCCTGTTGAGGGCTTCTGGGGTCCACCGCATTGATGCTGAAGAGAAGCAAGAACTTCGAGCCATCCGCCTGTCACGGGAAGAGTGTGGTTGTGACTGTCGACTGTATTGTGACCCAGAAGCGTGTGCTTGTAGCCAAGCTGGGATTAAATGCCAG GTGGATCGCATGTCCTTCCCTTGTGGCTGCTCCCGGGATGGCTGTGGGAACATGGCTGGGCGCATTGAATTTAATCCAATCCGGGTCCGGACTCATTACCTCCACACCATCATGAAGCTGGAGCTGGAGAGCAAGCGGCAGGTGAGCCGCCCGCCCGCCCCAGATGAGGAGCCCTCACCCACGGCCAGCTGCAGCCTGACCGGGGCACAGGGGTCTGAGACGCAGGACTTCCAGGAGTTCATTGCTGAGAACGAGACGGCAGTGATGCACCTACAGAGCGCAGAGGAGCTGGAGCGGCTCAAGGCAGAAGAAGACTCCAGCGGCTCTAGTGCCAGCCTGGACTCCAGCATAGAGAGCCTGGGTGTGTGTATCCTGGAGGAGCCCCTGGCCGTCTCTGAAGAGCTGTGTCCAGGCCTGACAGCCCCCATTCTCATCCAGGCTCAGCTGACCCCAGGCTCCTCGGTCCTGTGTTTTGCCGAGAACTCGGACCACCCGGCTGCTTCAGCAGTGACCAACCCATCCTATTTGAACAGCGGGCCTCTGGTCTATTATCAGGTGGAGCAGAGGCCAGTCCTGGGGGTGAAAGGAGAGCCTAGCACAGGAGAAGTCCCACCCTCTTTCCCCAAGGAGAAGGATCTCagtgtcttctctctccctgttaCCTCACTGGTGGCTTGTAGCCCCACAGACCCAGCTGCCCTCTGTAAACCAGAGGTCGGGAAAACATCCACTCTAGAAGCGCTAGTGCCCGAAGATTGTAACCCTGAGGAGCCGGAGAACGAAGACTTCCGCCCCTCGTGGTCCCCCTCAAACCTCCCCTTCAGCACGGACCGTGAAGAAGGCTGTGTGGCGGAGAAGACCTCACAGCAGGGCGAGGACCGGCCCCCTGAAGATCCTTCTCTGGAACTTCCTCTGGCAGTGTGA
- the LETMD1 gene encoding LETM1 domain-containing protein 1 isoform X5 — translation MALSRVCWARTAVWGLAVTPSPYVTRRLQLVRFGLVWGAPRLFDPPCRSSKLHLSPKADVKSLISYVVTKTKVISGKYHRFLDHHFPRFYVLYTTFMKGLQMIWADAKKARRIKTNMWKHNIKFHQLSYREMEHMRQFRRDVTKCLFLGIISIPPFANYLVFLLMYLFPRQLLIKHFWTPKQQVDFLEIYHAIRKQSHPEILCYLEKIIPRISDAGLRWHMTELCAKMQRGTHPAVHDILALREGFSKDPLGMDQLHTLQMKALSRAMLLTPHLPSLLLRHRLKTHTTVLHHLDKALATLGVSQLTAQEVKSKLSCPFCYTTWSCFPSTTLGQGAE, via the exons ATGGCGCTCTCCAGGGTGTGCTGGGCTCGGACTGCTGTGTGGGGTTTGGCGGTCACCCCCTCACCTTATGTCACCCGGAGGCTGCAACTTGTTCGCTTTGGACTGGTCTGGGGGGCCCCTCG TCTCTTTGATCCTCCTTGTAGGTCTTCAAAGCTTCACCTTTCTCCAAAGGCAGATGTGAAGAGCTTAATCTCTTACGTGGTGACTAAAACAAAAGTGATTAGTGGGAAATACCATCGTTTTTTGGATCATCATTTCCCCCGCTTCTATGTCCTGTACACAACCTtcatgaaag GATTGCAGATGATTTGGGCTGATGCCAAAAAGGCTAGAAGAATAAAGACGAACATGTGGAAGCACAATATAAAGTTTCATCAACTCTCATACCGGGAGATGGAGCATATGAGACAG TTCCGTCGAGACGTCACCAAGTGTCTTTTCCTAGGTATTATTTCCATTCCGCCCTTTGCCAACTACCTGGTCTTCTTGCTAAT gtATCTGTTTCCTAGGCAACTACTGATCAAACATTTCTGGACCCCAAAGCAACAAGTTGACTTCTTAGAGATCTATCATGCTATCCGGAAGCAGTCCCACCCAGAAATCCTttgttatttagaaaaaattatcCCTCGAATTTCTGATGCAGGACTCCGGTGGCACATGACTGAGCTGTGCGCCAAG ATGCAGCGTGGTACCCATCCGGCAGTACATGATATCCTGGCTCTGAGAGAGGGTTTCTCTAAGGATCCTCTGGGCATGGATCAGCTCCATACTTTGCAGATG AAAGCCTTGAGTCGAGCCATGCTTCTCACACCTCACCTGCCATCTCTCTTGTTGAGACACCGTTTAAAGACTCACACCACTGTGCTTCACCACCTGGACAAGGCTTTGGCAACACTGGGGGTTAGCCAGCTCACTGCTCAGGAAGTGAAATCG AAGCTGAGCTGTCCCTTTTGCTACACAACGTGGTCCTGCTTTCCATCAACTACACTGGGACAAGGCGCTGAGTGA
- the LETMD1 gene encoding LETM1 domain-containing protein 1 isoform X1: MALSRVCWARTAVWGLAVTPSPYVTRRLQLVRFGLVWGAPRLFDPPCRSSKLHLSPKADVKSLISYVVTKTKVISGKYHRFLDHHFPRFYVLYTTFMKGLQMIWADAKKARRIKTNMWKHNIKFHQLSYREMEHMRQFRRDVTKCLFLGIISIPPFANYLVFLLMYLFPRQLLIKHFWTPKQQVDFLEIYHAIRKQSHPEILCYLEKIIPRISDAGLRWHMTELCAKMQRGTHPAVHDILALREGFSKDPLGMDQLHTLQMKALSRAMLLTPHLPSLLLRHRLKTHTTVLHHLDKALATLGVSQLTAQEVKSACYLRGLNSTLIAEERCRTWLAEWLQISCNLKEAELSLLLHNVVLLSINYTGTRR, translated from the exons ATGGCGCTCTCCAGGGTGTGCTGGGCTCGGACTGCTGTGTGGGGTTTGGCGGTCACCCCCTCACCTTATGTCACCCGGAGGCTGCAACTTGTTCGCTTTGGACTGGTCTGGGGGGCCCCTCG TCTCTTTGATCCTCCTTGTAGGTCTTCAAAGCTTCACCTTTCTCCAAAGGCAGATGTGAAGAGCTTAATCTCTTACGTGGTGACTAAAACAAAAGTGATTAGTGGGAAATACCATCGTTTTTTGGATCATCATTTCCCCCGCTTCTATGTCCTGTACACAACCTtcatgaaag GATTGCAGATGATTTGGGCTGATGCCAAAAAGGCTAGAAGAATAAAGACGAACATGTGGAAGCACAATATAAAGTTTCATCAACTCTCATACCGGGAGATGGAGCATATGAGACAG TTCCGTCGAGACGTCACCAAGTGTCTTTTCCTAGGTATTATTTCCATTCCGCCCTTTGCCAACTACCTGGTCTTCTTGCTAAT gtATCTGTTTCCTAGGCAACTACTGATCAAACATTTCTGGACCCCAAAGCAACAAGTTGACTTCTTAGAGATCTATCATGCTATCCGGAAGCAGTCCCACCCAGAAATCCTttgttatttagaaaaaattatcCCTCGAATTTCTGATGCAGGACTCCGGTGGCACATGACTGAGCTGTGCGCCAAG ATGCAGCGTGGTACCCATCCGGCAGTACATGATATCCTGGCTCTGAGAGAGGGTTTCTCTAAGGATCCTCTGGGCATGGATCAGCTCCATACTTTGCAGATG AAAGCCTTGAGTCGAGCCATGCTTCTCACACCTCACCTGCCATCTCTCTTGTTGAGACACCGTTTAAAGACTCACACCACTGTGCTTCACCACCTGGACAAGGCTTTGGCAACACTGGGGGTTAGCCAGCTCACTGCTCAGGAAGTGAAATCG GCTTGTTATCTTCGTGGCTTGAATTCTACCCTTATTGCAGAAGAGAGGTGTCGAACTTGGCTGGCAGAATGGCTGCAGATTTCCTGCAACCTGAAAG AAGCTGAGCTGTCCCTTTTGCTACACAACGTGGTCCTGCTTTCCATCAACTACACTGGGACAAGGCGCTGA
- the LETMD1 gene encoding LETM1 domain-containing protein 1 isoform X4 has product MKGLQMIWADAKKARRIKTNMWKHNIKFHQLSYREMEHMRQFRRDVTKCLFLGIISIPPFANYLVFLLMYLFPRQLLIKHFWTPKQQVDFLEIYHAIRKQSHPEILCYLEKIIPRISDAGLRWHMTELCAKMQRGTHPAVHDILALREGFSKDPLGMDQLHTLQMKALSRAMLLTPHLPSLLLRHRLKTHTTVLHHLDKALATLGVSQLTAQEVKSACYLRGLNSTLIAEERCRTWLAEWLQISCNLKEAELSLLLHNVVLLSINYTGTRR; this is encoded by the exons atgaaag GATTGCAGATGATTTGGGCTGATGCCAAAAAGGCTAGAAGAATAAAGACGAACATGTGGAAGCACAATATAAAGTTTCATCAACTCTCATACCGGGAGATGGAGCATATGAGACAG TTCCGTCGAGACGTCACCAAGTGTCTTTTCCTAGGTATTATTTCCATTCCGCCCTTTGCCAACTACCTGGTCTTCTTGCTAAT gtATCTGTTTCCTAGGCAACTACTGATCAAACATTTCTGGACCCCAAAGCAACAAGTTGACTTCTTAGAGATCTATCATGCTATCCGGAAGCAGTCCCACCCAGAAATCCTttgttatttagaaaaaattatcCCTCGAATTTCTGATGCAGGACTCCGGTGGCACATGACTGAGCTGTGCGCCAAG ATGCAGCGTGGTACCCATCCGGCAGTACATGATATCCTGGCTCTGAGAGAGGGTTTCTCTAAGGATCCTCTGGGCATGGATCAGCTCCATACTTTGCAGATG AAAGCCTTGAGTCGAGCCATGCTTCTCACACCTCACCTGCCATCTCTCTTGTTGAGACACCGTTTAAAGACTCACACCACTGTGCTTCACCACCTGGACAAGGCTTTGGCAACACTGGGGGTTAGCCAGCTCACTGCTCAGGAAGTGAAATCG GCTTGTTATCTTCGTGGCTTGAATTCTACCCTTATTGCAGAAGAGAGGTGTCGAACTTGGCTGGCAGAATGGCTGCAGATTTCCTGCAACCTGAAAG AAGCTGAGCTGTCCCTTTTGCTACACAACGTGGTCCTGCTTTCCATCAACTACACTGGGACAAGGCGCTGA
- the LETMD1 gene encoding LETM1 domain-containing protein 1 isoform X2: MALSRVCWARTAVWGLAVTPSPYVTRRLQLVRFGLVWGAPRSSKLHLSPKADVKSLISYVVTKTKVISGKYHRFLDHHFPRFYVLYTTFMKGLQMIWADAKKARRIKTNMWKHNIKFHQLSYREMEHMRQFRRDVTKCLFLGIISIPPFANYLVFLLMYLFPRQLLIKHFWTPKQQVDFLEIYHAIRKQSHPEILCYLEKIIPRISDAGLRWHMTELCAKMQRGTHPAVHDILALREGFSKDPLGMDQLHTLQMKALSRAMLLTPHLPSLLLRHRLKTHTTVLHHLDKALATLGVSQLTAQEVKSACYLRGLNSTLIAEERCRTWLAEWLQISCNLKEAELSLLLHNVVLLSINYTGTRR, from the exons ATGGCGCTCTCCAGGGTGTGCTGGGCTCGGACTGCTGTGTGGGGTTTGGCGGTCACCCCCTCACCTTATGTCACCCGGAGGCTGCAACTTGTTCGCTTTGGACTGGTCTGGGGGGCCCCTCG GTCTTCAAAGCTTCACCTTTCTCCAAAGGCAGATGTGAAGAGCTTAATCTCTTACGTGGTGACTAAAACAAAAGTGATTAGTGGGAAATACCATCGTTTTTTGGATCATCATTTCCCCCGCTTCTATGTCCTGTACACAACCTtcatgaaag GATTGCAGATGATTTGGGCTGATGCCAAAAAGGCTAGAAGAATAAAGACGAACATGTGGAAGCACAATATAAAGTTTCATCAACTCTCATACCGGGAGATGGAGCATATGAGACAG TTCCGTCGAGACGTCACCAAGTGTCTTTTCCTAGGTATTATTTCCATTCCGCCCTTTGCCAACTACCTGGTCTTCTTGCTAAT gtATCTGTTTCCTAGGCAACTACTGATCAAACATTTCTGGACCCCAAAGCAACAAGTTGACTTCTTAGAGATCTATCATGCTATCCGGAAGCAGTCCCACCCAGAAATCCTttgttatttagaaaaaattatcCCTCGAATTTCTGATGCAGGACTCCGGTGGCACATGACTGAGCTGTGCGCCAAG ATGCAGCGTGGTACCCATCCGGCAGTACATGATATCCTGGCTCTGAGAGAGGGTTTCTCTAAGGATCCTCTGGGCATGGATCAGCTCCATACTTTGCAGATG AAAGCCTTGAGTCGAGCCATGCTTCTCACACCTCACCTGCCATCTCTCTTGTTGAGACACCGTTTAAAGACTCACACCACTGTGCTTCACCACCTGGACAAGGCTTTGGCAACACTGGGGGTTAGCCAGCTCACTGCTCAGGAAGTGAAATCG GCTTGTTATCTTCGTGGCTTGAATTCTACCCTTATTGCAGAAGAGAGGTGTCGAACTTGGCTGGCAGAATGGCTGCAGATTTCCTGCAACCTGAAAG AAGCTGAGCTGTCCCTTTTGCTACACAACGTGGTCCTGCTTTCCATCAACTACACTGGGACAAGGCGCTGA
- the LETMD1 gene encoding LETM1 domain-containing protein 1 isoform X3 gives MSSKLHLSPKADVKSLISYVVTKTKVISGKYHRFLDHHFPRFYVLYTTFMKGLQMIWADAKKARRIKTNMWKHNIKFHQLSYREMEHMRQFRRDVTKCLFLGIISIPPFANYLVFLLMYLFPRQLLIKHFWTPKQQVDFLEIYHAIRKQSHPEILCYLEKIIPRISDAGLRWHMTELCAKMQRGTHPAVHDILALREGFSKDPLGMDQLHTLQMKALSRAMLLTPHLPSLLLRHRLKTHTTVLHHLDKALATLGVSQLTAQEVKSACYLRGLNSTLIAEERCRTWLAEWLQISCNLKEAELSLLLHNVVLLSINYTGTRR, from the exons AT GTCTTCAAAGCTTCACCTTTCTCCAAAGGCAGATGTGAAGAGCTTAATCTCTTACGTGGTGACTAAAACAAAAGTGATTAGTGGGAAATACCATCGTTTTTTGGATCATCATTTCCCCCGCTTCTATGTCCTGTACACAACCTtcatgaaag GATTGCAGATGATTTGGGCTGATGCCAAAAAGGCTAGAAGAATAAAGACGAACATGTGGAAGCACAATATAAAGTTTCATCAACTCTCATACCGGGAGATGGAGCATATGAGACAG TTCCGTCGAGACGTCACCAAGTGTCTTTTCCTAGGTATTATTTCCATTCCGCCCTTTGCCAACTACCTGGTCTTCTTGCTAAT gtATCTGTTTCCTAGGCAACTACTGATCAAACATTTCTGGACCCCAAAGCAACAAGTTGACTTCTTAGAGATCTATCATGCTATCCGGAAGCAGTCCCACCCAGAAATCCTttgttatttagaaaaaattatcCCTCGAATTTCTGATGCAGGACTCCGGTGGCACATGACTGAGCTGTGCGCCAAG ATGCAGCGTGGTACCCATCCGGCAGTACATGATATCCTGGCTCTGAGAGAGGGTTTCTCTAAGGATCCTCTGGGCATGGATCAGCTCCATACTTTGCAGATG AAAGCCTTGAGTCGAGCCATGCTTCTCACACCTCACCTGCCATCTCTCTTGTTGAGACACCGTTTAAAGACTCACACCACTGTGCTTCACCACCTGGACAAGGCTTTGGCAACACTGGGGGTTAGCCAGCTCACTGCTCAGGAAGTGAAATCG GCTTGTTATCTTCGTGGCTTGAATTCTACCCTTATTGCAGAAGAGAGGTGTCGAACTTGGCTGGCAGAATGGCTGCAGATTTCCTGCAACCTGAAAG AAGCTGAGCTGTCCCTTTTGCTACACAACGTGGTCCTGCTTTCCATCAACTACACTGGGACAAGGCGCTGA
- the LETMD1 gene encoding LETM1 domain-containing protein 1 isoform X6 codes for MALSRVCWARTAVWGLAVTPSPYVTRRLQLVRFGLVWGAPRSSKLHLSPKADVKSLISYVVTKTKVISGKYHRFLDHHFPRFYVLYTTFMKVPSRRHQVSFPRYYFHSALCQLPGLLANMQRGTHPAVHDILALREGFSKDPLGMDQLHTLQMKALSRAMLLTPHLPSLLLRHRLKTHTTVLHHLDKALATLGVSQLTAQEVKSACYLRGLNSTLIAEERCRTWLAEWLQISCNLKEAELSLLLHNVVLLSINYTGTRR; via the exons ATGGCGCTCTCCAGGGTGTGCTGGGCTCGGACTGCTGTGTGGGGTTTGGCGGTCACCCCCTCACCTTATGTCACCCGGAGGCTGCAACTTGTTCGCTTTGGACTGGTCTGGGGGGCCCCTCG GTCTTCAAAGCTTCACCTTTCTCCAAAGGCAGATGTGAAGAGCTTAATCTCTTACGTGGTGACTAAAACAAAAGTGATTAGTGGGAAATACCATCGTTTTTTGGATCATCATTTCCCCCGCTTCTATGTCCTGTACACAACCTtcatgaaag TTCCGTCGAGACGTCACCAAGTGTCTTTTCCTAGGTATTATTTCCATTCCGCCCTTTGCCAACTACCTGGTCTTCTTGCTAAT ATGCAGCGTGGTACCCATCCGGCAGTACATGATATCCTGGCTCTGAGAGAGGGTTTCTCTAAGGATCCTCTGGGCATGGATCAGCTCCATACTTTGCAGATG AAAGCCTTGAGTCGAGCCATGCTTCTCACACCTCACCTGCCATCTCTCTTGTTGAGACACCGTTTAAAGACTCACACCACTGTGCTTCACCACCTGGACAAGGCTTTGGCAACACTGGGGGTTAGCCAGCTCACTGCTCAGGAAGTGAAATCG GCTTGTTATCTTCGTGGCTTGAATTCTACCCTTATTGCAGAAGAGAGGTGTCGAACTTGGCTGGCAGAATGGCTGCAGATTTCCTGCAACCTGAAAG AAGCTGAGCTGTCCCTTTTGCTACACAACGTGGTCCTGCTTTCCATCAACTACACTGGGACAAGGCGCTGA